The genome window GCAGTAGTAACGGCCCGGGTAGAACGCCTGGTGGATTTCGCTTCCCACCATGCGACGCATCTCGCTCTCCGACATCTTCCGGTGAAGCGAGTTCGCCACCACGATGTGGATGTCCTCGATGCCGTGATCGGAGAGCATCTCGAGCACGATCTGAAGCGCCGTTTGACGGATGTCCGGGGTCGCCATCGGCGGGAGTGGCAGACTGATGTCGTCGAGCGCGATCGTGACGCGCATCCCCGGGCGGAGTTGGGCGTGAAGGGGATCCGTGCCCAACGGGTGGTTTAAGGCGTATCGGATGGCGCCTCTCGGGTTGGGAAGGCCTTGAATGGGCGGCTTGGGATAGATGACCCGAGTGCCGGTGGGGAGATCCTCCTCCCAGAAATCCTCGCCAAAGTGGATGACCCGCGGTGCCGAATCGGTGTCGATGGTGACTGTCGCCGGGTCGAGTTTTCGCCTAAGAACAGGCATCGGATTCGGTTCCTCCTTGACTACCTCAGGCTCACGATCGGCCAGTCGTGACGAAGTGCCGTGCTTCGCAGACGGACGTCGGGGTTGGTCGCCGTGGGATGTCCGACGACGGAAAGCATCGGCAGGTCGCTCATGCTGTCGGCGTAAGCGTAACAGTCGTTCAACGACAAGCCTTCACGCTCGGCGTAGCGGCGGATCCAGGAAGCCTTGGTAGCGCTGGCCATCACCGGGGGCTTCAGGCGACCCGTTGCCCGACCGCTTTCGAACTCCAGGCGGTTGGCCACATAATCGGTGATACCCATGTACTCCAGGAGGGGAGCGATACTCAAGTCGAGCGCGCCGGTTACGACGACCTGCCGAAGACCCATTTCCCGCGACTTTGCGAGAAGCTCGAGGGCGCCCGGATAAATCCCGGGGCGGATGACCTGGTCGAAGAGGTCCTGGGCGAGGAATCGCAGTCGGTCCTCGGATTGCCCTTTGTACCACTTGAAGAAAATGTCGTTGAACACCTTCCGACTGTAGACGTCGGCGGCGGCAAACACCGGAATTCCGAGCACCGTCTTCGCCGTCTGGGCGACGCTTCTCAGGATGCCTTGATCGTTCCGGGCATAGAAGGCAAACGCATGCACCAGGTTCGTGCGAATGAGCGTACCGTCCAGATCGTAAAAGGCTGCCGCCTTGGCCAAGATTGCTATCCTACCTCCTTTCAACCGGTTGGGTGGAGCCCTAGATATTACGCCGTCGCGGCCGGGCCCTCAACAATGAGACCCGATTGATCGGCACCCGAGGCTGAGCGTAGGATGGGCGACCATGAAACGACGCGCCACGATCACCTCGGTAGGCCGGTTCCTCCCCGACCGGATTCTCTCGAACCGCGACCTCGAAGAGATGGTGGATACCTCGGACCAGTGGATCATCGACCGTACGGGGATCCGAGAGCGTCGACTCGTCGATAGCGGAACCGGCACTTCGGAGCTCGCAGCGGCCGCCGCTCAAGAGGCGCTCGATCGT of Vicinamibacteria bacterium contains these proteins:
- a CDS encoding HAD-IB family hydrolase, with protein sequence MAKAAAFYDLDGTLIRTNLVHAFAFYARNDQGILRSVAQTAKTVLGIPVFAAADVYSRKVFNDIFFKWYKGQSEDRLRFLAQDLFDQVIRPGIYPGALELLAKSREMGLRQVVVTGALDLSIAPLLEYMGITDYVANRLEFESGRATGRLKPPVMASATKASWIRRYAEREGLSLNDCYAYADSMSDLPMLSVVGHPTATNPDVRLRSTALRHDWPIVSLR